One segment of Gilliamella sp. ESL0441 DNA contains the following:
- a CDS encoding FAD:protein FMN transferase has product MGSSTTFEYTQTLMGMTVTLTLLEQNETVAKLAFATIKLLEDKLTVNRPVSEVMSINLAAGKHPVVVSLPVFSLIKQAWQLSLNPNSCFNLAIGPVVKLWKIGFKGDSIPADDYIKQQLLLTDPLDIELNDKTHSVFLKKAGMEIDLGAIAKGYIADVIKSLLLEHNIHYGIINLGGNVLTLGSSPIEKSGYWCIGLRKPFSLSDELAGIIKVKNKSVVTSGIYERYFAQNNRLYHHIFNPLTGYPLDNEVESVTVISDTSLEGDIYSTILYGLGVNNSCEYLKKHQDISAIFLLKDKTMTLINPNNFKFDLIDKHYEMNLN; this is encoded by the coding sequence ATGGGAAGTTCTACTACCTTCGAGTATACTCAAACATTGATGGGGATGACGGTGACATTGACGCTACTTGAGCAGAATGAAACCGTCGCAAAACTTGCTTTTGCTACTATTAAATTGCTTGAAGATAAATTGACGGTTAATCGCCCTGTATCGGAGGTTATGTCAATCAATCTTGCAGCAGGAAAACATCCGGTAGTAGTAAGCTTACCAGTATTTTCACTTATTAAACAGGCTTGGCAACTAAGCCTGAATCCCAATAGTTGTTTTAACTTGGCTATCGGTCCTGTGGTCAAACTTTGGAAAATAGGGTTTAAAGGGGATAGCATTCCTGCCGATGATTATATCAAGCAACAACTTTTATTAACCGATCCACTAGATATAGAACTAAATGATAAAACCCATTCTGTTTTTTTAAAAAAGGCAGGAATGGAGATAGATCTTGGTGCTATCGCAAAAGGTTATATCGCTGATGTTATTAAAAGTCTGTTACTTGAACATAACATTCACTATGGCATCATAAATTTAGGCGGAAATGTACTAACGTTAGGATCTTCCCCAATAGAAAAGTCAGGTTATTGGTGTATAGGGTTAAGAAAACCCTTTTCTTTATCTGACGAGTTAGCAGGTATAATAAAAGTCAAAAATAAATCAGTCGTCACATCTGGTATTTATGAACGCTATTTTGCTCAAAATAATCGCCTTTATCATCATATTTTTAACCCGTTAACTGGTTATCCTCTTGATAATGAAGTTGAGAGTGTTACCGTTATTTCAGATACTTCTCTTGAAGGCGATATTTACTCAACAATTCTGTATGGATTAGGGGTGAATAACAGTTGTGAATATTTAAAGAAGCATCAGGATATTTCAGCTATTTTTTTATTGAAAGATAAAACGATGACCCTGATCAATCCAAATAATTTTAAATTTGATCTGATTGATAAACACTATGAAATGAATCTGAATTAA
- a CDS encoding YbaN family protein — translation MLKKWLFIIIGGVSFLLGTVGIFVPLLPTVPFYLLTAYLWLNSSERLYRFFTQSHYYQTYIQKMLIEKKASKKSLFKMLAMVFIVLLIPFIFIHSLHVRIILVIVFLAHIVVGFYYFRKKKIYKNKKR, via the coding sequence ATGTTAAAAAAATGGTTATTTATTATTATAGGTGGAGTTTCTTTTTTGCTGGGAACAGTAGGCATTTTCGTGCCACTTTTGCCAACAGTGCCTTTCTATTTGTTAACAGCATATTTGTGGCTTAATAGTTCAGAACGTCTTTATCGCTTTTTTACTCAAAGTCATTATTATCAAACTTATATACAAAAGATGCTTATTGAGAAGAAAGCATCTAAAAAAAGTTTGTTTAAAATGCTAGCTATGGTTTTTATCGTATTATTAATCCCATTTATTTTTATTCATTCCTTGCATGTGCGCATTATTTTAGTAATCGTTTTTTTAGCGCATATTGTTGTTGGCTTTTATTATTTTAGAAAAAAGAAAATATATAAAAATAAAAAACGGTAA
- a CDS encoding flavocytochrome c, whose protein sequence is MMKKENIFKPFTLPNGVELKNRIMMAPMTTCSGFYDGSVTHDLIEYYRDRSGEIGTIIVECGFVDNKGLAFPGAIGLDNDDKIEGLAKIAKAIKEKGSKAVIQVYHGGRMVEPKLIGGQSPVGPSAIAAPRAGAATPIELTADEVDDMIEKFGQAVRRAIEAGFDGVEIHGANTYLIQQFYSPNSNQRTDKWGGSRDNRLQFPLAILDITHKMVKQFATPEFIVGYRFSPEELEVPGIRFDDSMYLLEKLADKGLDYIHFSMGAILRPSIVDTQDPTPLINKYVAMRSATLAKIPVVGVGNVVNQIDVETAIDNGYDLVAVGRACIAYPDWISRIEKGEQLELTISSDKREELNIPEPLWRFSLVEALIRDASLNNKKFKPGQYQEKVNDESYEFLINVELGKDFIKDMQLVNANEFDHQILDNFAEIKQRIINSNSPHVDAISGATSQCEAFKKAVTKAMTQSNKEAIIAEGGDPNDKSYDIVVVGSGGAGLASAIRAHDLGASVVVVEKMPVIGGNTNKASAGMNAAETKFQKLKGIVDSKDLFYKETLAGGKNKNNPELLRYFVENAPDAIDWLDENGIELSGITTTGGMSIDRTHRPASGAAVGGFLISGLVKNLNKRGIEVMLDTNVTEIVTENHKVVGVKVVEEDGTNYIIKAKAVVIATGGFSANREMVEKYRPDLKGFVTTNHKGATGSGIMILEKLGAGTVDMGEIQIHPTVEQTTSYLISESIRGGGAILVSQEGKRFVNELDTRDKVSADIIKLPEHYSYILFDQQVRDENKAVEEYVSNDLVVQANSIAELANKLSIDAHNLSKTIDRYNQFVMNKQDEDFGRTTGMRHPINTAPFYAIKIAPGVHHTMGGVTINTETQVLDNDKHVIKGVFAAGEVVGGVHGANRIGGNAVADIIIFGMQAGKKATDYINS, encoded by the coding sequence ATAATGAAAAAAGAAAATATTTTTAAACCCTTCACTTTACCCAATGGCGTTGAGCTTAAAAATAGAATCATGATGGCGCCAATGACGACATGCTCCGGATTTTATGATGGTTCTGTCACACATGATTTGATCGAGTATTATCGAGATCGATCTGGTGAAATAGGAACAATCATCGTTGAGTGTGGATTTGTCGATAATAAAGGATTAGCGTTTCCTGGTGCGATAGGTTTAGATAACGATGATAAAATTGAAGGATTAGCAAAAATTGCCAAAGCGATCAAAGAAAAGGGATCGAAAGCGGTTATTCAAGTTTATCACGGTGGACGAATGGTTGAACCTAAGCTCATCGGCGGACAGTCTCCTGTTGGACCAAGTGCTATCGCAGCACCAAGGGCAGGAGCTGCAACACCAATCGAATTAACGGCTGACGAAGTCGACGACATGATCGAAAAATTTGGTCAAGCAGTGCGTCGTGCTATTGAAGCCGGTTTTGATGGTGTTGAAATCCACGGCGCTAACACTTATTTAATCCAACAATTTTATTCTCCAAATTCAAATCAACGAACTGATAAATGGGGTGGAAGCCGTGATAATCGCTTGCAATTCCCTTTAGCAATCTTAGATATCACCCATAAAATGGTTAAACAGTTTGCAACGCCAGAATTTATTGTTGGTTATCGTTTTTCTCCGGAAGAATTAGAAGTACCGGGTATTCGTTTTGATGACTCGATGTATCTACTTGAAAAGTTAGCTGACAAAGGGCTTGATTATATCCATTTTTCAATGGGCGCGATTTTAAGACCTTCAATTGTTGATACCCAAGATCCAACCCCGTTAATCAATAAATATGTGGCAATGCGATCTGCGACATTAGCTAAAATTCCGGTAGTAGGTGTAGGTAATGTGGTTAATCAAATTGATGTAGAAACGGCGATTGATAATGGTTACGATTTGGTCGCCGTTGGTCGCGCATGCATCGCTTATCCAGACTGGATTAGTCGTATTGAAAAAGGTGAACAACTGGAGCTAACCATCAGTAGTGACAAACGTGAAGAATTAAATATTCCTGAGCCTTTATGGCGTTTTTCATTAGTTGAAGCACTAATTCGTGATGCGAGTTTAAATAATAAGAAGTTCAAACCAGGTCAATATCAAGAAAAAGTTAATGATGAATCTTATGAATTTCTTATCAATGTCGAATTAGGCAAAGATTTCATTAAAGATATGCAACTTGTGAATGCTAATGAATTTGATCATCAAATTTTAGATAATTTTGCAGAAATTAAACAAAGAATCATTAATTCAAATAGTCCACATGTGGATGCTATTTCAGGGGCTACATCTCAATGTGAAGCGTTCAAAAAAGCCGTTACTAAGGCCATGACACAGTCGAATAAAGAAGCCATTATTGCTGAAGGTGGTGATCCAAATGATAAATCTTACGATATTGTTGTCGTGGGAAGCGGGGGAGCAGGGCTGGCTTCTGCAATACGAGCTCATGATTTAGGTGCTAGCGTTGTTGTCGTTGAAAAAATGCCTGTTATTGGCGGAAATACCAATAAAGCGTCTGCTGGTATGAATGCAGCTGAAACTAAATTCCAAAAACTTAAAGGTATCGTAGATAGTAAGGATCTATTCTATAAAGAAACTTTGGCTGGAGGTAAAAATAAAAATAATCCAGAGTTACTCCGTTATTTTGTTGAAAATGCTCCCGATGCGATTGATTGGTTAGATGAAAACGGTATTGAACTAAGTGGTATTACGACAACAGGTGGAATGAGTATTGACCGTACACATCGACCAGCTAGTGGTGCAGCTGTTGGCGGCTTTTTGATTAGTGGATTGGTAAAAAATCTTAATAAACGTGGTATTGAAGTCATGTTAGATACTAATGTGACTGAAATCGTTACCGAAAATCATAAAGTTGTTGGCGTTAAAGTCGTTGAAGAAGACGGCACAAATTATATTATTAAAGCAAAAGCGGTTGTGATAGCAACGGGCGGATTCAGTGCTAACCGTGAAATGGTTGAAAAATATCGTCCTGACTTAAAAGGTTTTGTGACAACCAACCATAAAGGGGCGACAGGTTCTGGTATCATGATCTTAGAAAAACTTGGGGCTGGCACTGTTGATATGGGCGAAATTCAAATCCATCCAACTGTTGAACAAACTACCTCATATTTGATCTCAGAATCTATACGTGGCGGTGGCGCAATTCTTGTTTCTCAAGAAGGTAAACGTTTTGTTAATGAATTAGATACCCGAGATAAAGTTTCAGCGGATATCATCAAATTACCTGAACACTATTCCTATATTTTATTTGATCAACAAGTTCGTGACGAAAATAAAGCCGTTGAAGAGTATGTTTCTAATGATCTGGTTGTTCAAGCTAATTCAATCGCTGAATTAGCTAACAAACTTTCTATTGATGCTCATAATCTGTCTAAAACGATTGATCGTTATAATCAGTTTGTAATGAACAAACAAGATGAAGATTTTGGTCGAACGACGGGAATGCGTCATCCAATTAATACTGCCCCGTTTTATGCAATTAAAATTGCACCGGGTGTTCACCATACAATGGGAGGTGTAACAATTAACACTGAGACACAAGTACTTGACAATGATAAACATGTAATTAAAGGTGTTTTTGCTGCGGGTGAAGTTGTTGGTGGTGTACATGGAGCAAATCGTATTGGTGGTAATGCTGTTGCAGATATCATTATTTTTGGTATGCAAGCAGGTAAAAAAGCCACTGATTACATTAACAGTTAA